Proteins encoded in a region of the Paenibacillus sp. W2I17 genome:
- a CDS encoding aldo/keto reductase has translation METRKYGNTGMNVSTLGFGGAEIGKNVSRTDVATLLNSALDAGLNVIDTAECYGDSEELIGEVLSHRRDDYYLFTKCGHAAGIEGPDWDAKVLEQTIDRSLKRLKTDYVDVIHLHSCSEEVLRQGAVIEVLQRAKEAGKTRFIGYSGDTTDALYAIQTGVFDSLETSLNIADQEAIDLTLPEARKRNMGVIAKRPIANAAWTYETLSEEAYPFIYWKRLSELNYGFLGEDAQAAVETALRFTLSTEGVDTAIVGTAKPNRWQQNADLVAKGPLPQELYDEIRARWKEIAGADWTGRT, from the coding sequence ATGGAAACGCGCAAGTATGGTAATACTGGCATGAACGTAAGTACACTTGGATTTGGCGGAGCGGAAATAGGCAAAAATGTATCCAGAACGGATGTAGCGACATTGCTGAATAGTGCTCTAGATGCAGGATTAAACGTAATTGACACGGCTGAATGTTACGGGGACAGCGAGGAATTAATCGGTGAGGTGCTGTCACATCGGCGTGATGACTACTATTTGTTCACCAAATGTGGACATGCTGCCGGGATCGAAGGTCCGGATTGGGATGCCAAAGTACTGGAGCAAACGATTGACCGTAGTCTGAAACGTTTGAAAACGGACTATGTGGATGTTATTCATTTGCATAGCTGCTCTGAAGAAGTGCTCCGACAAGGAGCAGTAATCGAAGTACTGCAACGTGCCAAGGAAGCAGGAAAAACCAGATTTATCGGATATAGTGGGGATACAACAGATGCGCTATATGCGATTCAGACCGGAGTATTTGACAGCCTTGAGACTTCATTAAATATCGCAGATCAGGAAGCAATTGATCTTACGTTGCCTGAGGCAAGAAAAAGAAACATGGGGGTAATCGCCAAAAGACCTATTGCCAATGCGGCCTGGACATATGAAACACTTTCGGAAGAGGCTTATCCATTTATATACTGGAAGCGCTTAAGCGAACTTAACTATGGTTTTCTGGGTGAAGATGCCCAGGCAGCGGTAGAAACTGCACTGCGTTTTACGCTAAGTACCGAAGGTGTAGACACAGCTATTGTAGGAACAGCCAAGCCCAATCGCTGGCAGCAAAATGCTGATCTTGTGGCTAAAGGGCCACTTCCGCAGGAACTGTATGATGAGATTAGAGCACGATGGAAAGAAATCGCCGGAGCAGATTGGACTGGCCGGACCTGA